From one Solanum stenotomum isolate F172 chromosome 12, ASM1918654v1, whole genome shotgun sequence genomic stretch:
- the LOC125848980 gene encoding uncharacterized protein LOC125848980, with the protein MEDTTWNQRIQALTHIILNPTTKPSFESQIFISNQIPCYLNWDYPPILCTKITSPSVYLKWAFSFYLKWISRFGAPETSWRSKCPYQQPPPLILAKGVEEAKWGDEERRQFVRKRFKSRIFSKEGNIFFLAILPNILALLFIFRNPYLNIMK; encoded by the coding sequence atggaaGACACAACATGGAATCAAAGAATCCAAGCATTAACACACATCATACTTAATCCCACAACTAAACCATCTTTTGAATCCCAAATCTTCATTTCTAACCAAATCCCCTGTTACCTCAATTGGGACTATCCCCCAATTCTGTGCACCAAAATCACCTCCCCTTCTGTATATCTGAAATGGGCTTTCTCATTTTACCTGAAATGGATTTCAAGATTTGGTGCACCTGAAACTTCTTGGAGATCCAAATGCCCATATCAACAACCCCCTCCATTGATACTGGCAAAGGGAGTGGAGGAAGCTAAATGGGGAGATGAAGAAAGGAGACAGTTTGTGAGGAAAAGGTTTAAAAGCAGAATCTTTAGCAAGGAaggaaacattttttttctagcTATTTTACCTAATATCTTGGCACTCTTATTTATCTTTCGTAACCCTTATCTCAATATCATGAAGTAG